The nucleotide sequence TTACGTAAAGAATCGCTATCTGTAACTTTTGAAGGATATGATATTGCAGATATATCAAGACTACCTTTAAAAAAATTACTTTCAATCTTTACACCTTATAGTAATGGTACTGCTCCTGCATTAATACAATTAATTAAAAAACATCAGGAAAAAGGAATGGTAGCGCAACGCATTGCAGAAGATCTTGTTGCTCGCGTAAAAGTATTAATAGAATTAGGACTTGGGTATTTGTCTTTAGAGCGTAATACGCCTAGCCTTTCTCCTGGGGAACACCAAAGGTTGCGTCTTGCAACTCAAGTACGCAGTAATTTATTTGGAGTAGTATACGTTTTAGATGAGCCATCTGCCGGACTTCACCCCGCAGATACCGAAGCTTTATTAAAAACATTAGATGGCCTTAAAGCCACAGGGAACTCTTTATTTATAGTGGAACATGAATTAGATGTTATACGCCACGCAGATTGGATAGTAGATGTTGGTCCAGAAGCCGGAGAAGGTGGTGGAGAAATATTATATAGTGGCGCTCCTAAGGGATTAAAAGAAGTTGCTAGATCTAAGACCAGAGAACATTTGTTTAATGAGCTTCCATTTAAACAACTTACCGCTCGAGAACCGTCTGGATGGTTAAAACTGAAAGGAGTTACAAGAAATAATTTAGAAAATCTAAATGTCTCTTTCCCAATAGGAGTTTTAACAAGCGTTACTGGAATATCTGGTTCCGGAAAAAGCAGTTTGGTAAGTCAGGTTTTAGTAGAATTGATCGCTAATCATTTAGGGAATTCTCCCGTGATAGAAGATGAGGTAGAGGATGAACTTCAAAACGAAACTATCGAAACTTTGGGCGGTGAAATTTCGGAAGGGTCTGAGCATATTAAAAGAATGGTAGTGGTGAATCAAAAACCAATTGGAAGAACTCCTCGATCTAATTTAGCAACCTATACAGGATTATTTGATGTAGTTAGAAAATTATTCGCCTCTACAAAGTTGGCGAAATCTCGTAAATATAATGCTGGAAGATTTTCATTTAATGTAGGTAAAGGGAGATGCCCAAATTGTGATGGAGAAGGTTTTGTTATGGTAGAACTATTATTCTTACCTAGTGTTTATGCTCCATGCCCGGTTTGTAATGGTACTAGATATAATGAAGAAACTTTGGAAGTAGAATATCAGGGTAAGAATATTGCAGACGTTTTAAGTATGACCGTTAATGAGGCTTTAATATTCTTTGAAAATGAAGATAGAGTTTATCGTACTCTTAAAGTTTTAAAAGATGTAGGACTAGGCTATCTAAGATTGGGGCAACCAGCTACAGAACTCTCCGGTGGAGAAGCGCAGAGAATAAAACTGTCTAAAGAACTTCAGCGGGTAAATAGAGCAAACACACTATATGTGTTAGATGAGCCTACTACAGGACTTCACCCTACAGATGTTGAAAAGCTACAATTGCAATTAGCAAGGTTAGTAGATTCTGGAAATACGGTAATTGTTGTAGAACACGATATGCAAATTATTGCCGGAAGTGATTGGGTAATAGATATTGGTCCAGGTGCAGGAGATGAAGGAGGGAAAATTGTAGCAGAAGGTATCCCTCAAAATGTAGCAAAAAATAAGCAAAGTAAAACTGCTAAATATCTAGATCGAACTCTGAAAGGTACTCAATAGCCTCAACTTTATTTAATTAGAAGATCAGAAATTTAAGACGGAGCCCTCCCCAAGGTTCTGTCTTTTTTTTTATAAATTTAAGTAAAAGCAGCACGTGTAAGATCTTTATATAAGAAGCTTGATAACTATTTAAAAAATAAGATCAATTAAATAAAAACCTTAAGTTTTATTTATAACAGAGCTATAAAATTTTTTGTTTCTTAAGGCTAAATGAAATTATAAACACAATGAAAGCAATACATATAACAAAATCTGGAGGTCCGGAAGTTTTACAAATAAGAGAAACTCCTAAACCTAGTATAGAAAAAGATGAAGTTCTTATAAAGGTAAAGGCAGCGGGAGTTAATCGTAGCGATGTTATTACCAGAAAGAATACCAAAGCTTACGGAAAAGGAGTTACGGAAGCGTTAATTCCAGGGTTGGAAGTATCTGGAGAAATCGCGGAGATTGGTGAAAATGTACATAATAAGAAAATTGGTGATAAAGTTTGCGCATTAATTGCTAGCGGAGGTTATGCAGAATACGTTGCAGTAAAAAGTTCACATTGTCTTCCAATTCCAGAAGGTGTGAGTCTTATAAATGCAGCATCACTACCGGAAACTATCTTTACAGTTTGGTTTAATGTATTTCAATTAGGGAATCTCCAACCAGGAGAGAAATTATTAATTCATGGAGGAACCAGCGGAATAGGTACTATGGGCTTGCAAATGGCAAAAGCTATGGGTTCTAAAACTTTTACTACTGCAGGTAGCGACGAAAAGATCGAATTTCTAAATAATATGAATGTGGGAAAAGCTATCAACTATAAAAAAGAAGCTTTTGAAGAAGTTTTAAAAGACGAAAAGATAGATGTGATCTTAGATATGGTTGGAGGAGATTACACTCAAAAGAATCTTGATATTCTCAATAAAAAAGGGAGACTTATAAATATTAACGGGATGAAGAGTAATGACGTAAATATCAATCTACGAACTATAATGAGTAAAAATCTTACTATGACAGGAAGCTTTCTTAAGCCTCAAGATGCATCAGTAAAAACCAAAATAGCCGAAGAGGTGGAAAAGAATATATGGCCACTTTTTAGTTCAGAAAAGATCAAAACTATTATTTATAAAAAGTTTCCTTTAGAAAAAGCTGCAGAAGCACATAAGCTAATGGAAAGCAGCGAGCATATTGGTAAGATCCTGCTCACCATAGACTAAAGAAAATTGAATCAACGCAAAACTAAAAAATCCTCTCAGTTTCCTGAAAGGTTTTTTTTTAGTTAATTTTATACAGTTAACTAGTGGGTTATGAACTTGTAACCTTGATAAAAAGTTTAGAATCTGTCATAGAAATTTCACACCTTGCAGGTGCTACAGTTGCGTAGGTATTCCCACAGGTCGGACATAAATAGTAAACTGTTGCTAAGGTATTATCTGTTCCTGCTTCCAAAGCCTTCAAGGCTTCAATATAAAAGTCACGATGTTTTTGTTCCACTTTATAGGCATAAGTAAGACTAATTTGAGCCATATAATTACCAACAGCATTGGCGTCTTTTATAAAGTTAGGATACATGGTATTGAATTCATAACTTTCTCCTTCAATGGCTTCTTTTAGATTTTCTGCAGTGGTGTTTACTGAGAATTCAGGAGTGATCTCAGGAATGGATTCTCCCATTCTTAGCAAAACCACTTTATGGTTATTTGCATGAATAAGCTTTGCACCAGATGCTGCTTTAAATAACAATGCTATTTCGGGATGTCCTTCTTCTGCTGCCTTTTTACTATAAGCCGCATACTTAAAATGCGCTGTAGTTTCGCCTTTATATGCATCATGCATGTTTGTAATAGTTAATTGTTGCGGATCTTGACTCTTTTCATCTATTGTTGAGTTTGAACTTGCTTCTGCTTCAGCAATTTCGTTGGAAACCGTTTTCTTTTCGATTTTCTCATTACAAGATTGAAATAATGTTGTAAGAGAGAACGCTGCTACTAAGAGTACTAAAATTGATTTTTTCATGGTATTATTATTATTAAAATTATTTTGAAATTATATTTCAGATAACGATTATTATAGACCTTTTTTATTCCGCTGATGGATCCCCAAAATCTGGAAGTGCCAATTCTATGCCTGCACCATGTTTAAATACTAATTCGCCACCCAAATACCCCGTTCTGGCAACAGAGGCTACCAACACGAGAAACAAAAGAAAAGTTGACCATTTCAACCAAGTTCTTTGATAATTAAAAAAATACATACTAGCTCTAATTAGCGCGGTGATAATTGCCAACCAAAGGGTAATAGTTGCTGCTTCTTCATGTATTTCCAATGGTTCCTGAAGAATACCGTCTGTCATTCCATCTCCAGCATAACTACCACTCACATAGGCTACAATTGCCCCAATTGCTCCTAATAGCAATAAGTAAAATGATGCCTTTTTAACAAAATGACTCTTGCTTAAAAGGCTTAATAATTCAAATAGAAATCCCGTTAATAATAAGGCGATGGGAAAATGAATAACCATAGCATGTATGTGTGGTGCTGTGAACATAATTTGATGTTTTTTAAAATTGTTTTTCGAGTAGCATTTTAAGGCCGGTAACTGAGCTGATAAAAAACTAGATTCTTATATAGATCGCTAGTTGTTACCTCAGCTTGAATATTTTGAAGACTCATTGCAGAATTAACAATATCAAAAAGGCTGCAATGATGTATTATATACGGTTGTAATCCAAGTTTTTTATTATTCTTTGGATTAATATTGGTTCCACGTTTATGGTTATTTTCATTCTGATATTAGGTTAGATAGAATTGGCCATCAGACACAAATTTTTAGATTTTTTTTTTAAAACTCGTACCGCTTTGCCTCTATAGGTTTCATCATGAATTACAATCGTGGGAATCAGAAAAATTTCGCTCATCATTAATACGTTTTATTTGAGTTACAACTTCCCTTTAGACTGACATTTAAAACTTTCAAATGCTTTAACCCGCGTTTACTATTCTCTTATTTCTAATTGATCAGTATAATTTTTAAGGCTTTTTCTACTTCAGCATTACCAAACACTTCATAAGCTTTCATAATTTCTTCTAGCTTAAAGTGGTGGGTAATTAATTTCTGAGGTTGGATTCTATCTGAAATGATCGTTTTGAGAAGCATGGGAGTTGTATTTGTATTTACAAGCCCCATGGTGATGGTAATATTCTGAATCCATAAATCCTGAATTTTTAGCTCAACGCTTTTTCCATGTACGCCAATGTTGGCGATATGCCCTCCTGGTTTAACGATCTGCTGGCAGATATCAAAAGTTGCAGGAGCACCTACGGCTTCTATAGCCACATCTACACCTTCAACAGTTTCAGCCAATATTTTTTTAATGGCATCTTCTGAACCAGAATTAATAGTTTCTGTTGCTCCCCATTTTTTTGCCAATTCCAGACGATTTTCATCCAGATCTATCATAAATATTTTGGAAGGAGAATAGAACTGAGCTGTTAGCAGAGCAGACATTCCAATTGGACCCGCACCTATTATGGCGATCGTATCACCTGGTTTAACACATCCATTTATTACTCCTATTTCATGACCCGTAGGAAGTATGTCACTAAGCATAACCAAAGCTTCATCATCCACCTCATTTGGGGCTTCATAAAGGCTATTATCCGCATGTGGGATCCTAACATATTCTGCTTGCGTACCATTAATTAGATTCCCCAATATCCATCCGCCGTCTTTACAATGAGCATACATTTGTTTTTTGCAATATTCACAGGTACCACAGGCGGTGATACATGAAATGATCACCTTATCCCCTTTCTTGAAATTAACCACACCAGCACCTACTTCCTCTATCACACCTACACCTTCATGCCCTAAGGTGGTGCCAGGTTTTACGCTTGGAGTTTTGCCGTGTAAAATTCCTAAATCTGTTCCACAAATAGTTGTCTTAAGTATCTTTACTATAGCATCTGTTGGTAATTTTATCTCGGGTTTTGAAACCTCTTTGTAAGATATTTTCCCAGGACCACCATATACAAGACCTTTCATAGTTTTTTTAAGAGTAGAAGAATTATTGGAATGGATTTTATCTTTTGATAACATTTTATTAGACATCTCTCAGCTATTCTTTAATAATTGATATTCAGTGATTTACGAACAGCTAAGTTATAGGAAGGCTAAGCGCCAAAACATGATGAATATCAGTTATGCATTTAATCTGAAGAAACAATATTGCTACGCTAATTAAAATTGGAAGCAATTGAACCTCAATTTATTAGAAATGGAAGCAATAAAGTAATCGCATGAAAACAGTGGAGATCTATTTAAAAATGAAAAATCCAGAATTATATAAATTCTATGTAAAAACTAAAAGATCTAGGGCACTTCATAATGCCCATTTTAGAAAATAAGTATGGATTATAAAAGTAGATCAAAAACATATTTCAATTAAAACACCTCAAACTTTAGATCAATAATATAAACCTAATGGGAAAAAGATAATAAGATTTGGATCCAATATTTCAGATAAGATGAAATGTTTATAATATCTTGACAGATAAAGTATTTATTAAATCATGAATCTAAGTTGCTTTTAAAAATAGTATTAGAATTAAAGTAACTTATTTAACTACATCAAAAAACCATAGAAATTTTGATAATCAATAAATTATATATTTTGCTTATTGTTTTTTATTTCAATCATTCTTACTCTGAAGAATATATTGAAATTAACTACAAAGGAATAGAAGGAGTTATTCTTTGTGAGGAATATTTCTCTTTAAGATATCGAGAAACTTATAATATTTACAACTTATCTTTTAAAGAAGTTTATGAATTAGAAAACTATCTTGAGAGAAGTGAAAATCGGTATCCCTCTTATTTTAGAAAGTATCAAGGCTTAATTAAGGATGGAAAAAAATATATCAATATTAAATTAATAAATCCAGTGTATAAACATCAGTATTCTCCAAATTGGAAAGAAGATAAAACCGTATATATTCACGAATGTAATACAAGGACTATTGTATATAGTTTTTCTGAAAAAAAAATTATAATGAATAAACTTAATGAATGTGGAGATTAGCCAAAAAGCTTAGCGTATAAAAGGCTTAAAGAAAAAAATAAAATGCTCTTTTATTGGAATCGACGAAAGAAAGTGAATTTTTACGACAAAAGATAAAATTGTTAAACCCGATAAATACCTGTTATACCGAGTTATTTAAAAAGCTGCATATTCTGTACCTATTAGAAACAAGAAAGGCTTCACATTTTTGTGAAGCCTTGTCTTTCCTAGTAGCGGGAACTGGACTCGAACCAGTGACCTTCGGGTTATGAGATTGAAGTTAGTATATATTAAAATATATCAAAACCCAGCAAATACAATGATTACCAGTGTTTAAAATATTTTATATATTCAATAGAAATGGTTTAAAACCAAATTATTCTGTACCTATTCTGTACCCCTTTTTATTCTTTTGATTATCTTTATACAACTATATATAATATTATGGCTAGTATAAAAATTGTTCGAAGGAAAAATAAAGAAAGAAAGGACGGCACTGCCCCTCTCACTTTGAGAATTAGCGACAATTACAAAACTAGCTATAAATTTATCGGACAATATGTATTGGAAAAGGATTGGGATAAAAACGCAGGAAAAGTAAAAAGAACACATCCTTATTCACAGAAGCTAAACAATTTCCTGTTGAAAAAGTTAACTGAGGCCAATGATATATATTTCGATTCTAAGATAGAACTCACAACTAATCAAGTCAAACAAAAATTAAAAGGTGCAGGAGGTTCTAAATCATTCTTCGCTGTCGCTACAGATAGAATAAAAAACAAATATGAGCGGGGCACATTTTCTGTAGTAAAATCTGAACTATCTATTCTTTACAACTTACAAGAGTTTTTAAACTTTAACATAGCCAAGGGAAAAGAAATCAGCATTCAAGAAATAAAGCTTCGCAGAAAAGAGCGAGTTAGCAATGGACGAAAAGGCAACCATTCATTTATAGATTCCATAGAGCAATTCAAAAAGAATAAATCCCTAAAATTTCAGGATATAAACGAAGCTTTCCTAGATAAATACAAAGACTTCTGTCTGGTTTATTTAGGACAAAAAACTCGTACGATTACAAATCAACTTATCTTCATTCGTACCTTATTTAACAAAGCTATCAAAACTGGGGTTGTTGATGCGAAGTTCTATCCCTTTGGTGGAGAAAAAGAAAAAATACGTATAGGTTCAAGCCATAAAATTGGTCTTACTTCTAAAGAAATTGAAAAAATTGAAATCTTAAAATTAGAACCAAATACTTCTATTTGGCATACCAAAAACGTGTGGCTAATTGCGTTTTATTTTGCAGGTATTAGAATTTCCGATGCTGTTCAACTAAGATGGTCAGATTTTAAAGATGACAGACTTCTTTATGTGATGCACAAAAATGAAAAGCCCGTTAGTTTAAAAATACCTCAAAAAGCAATTAAAATCTTAAATCTATACAAAAAAGGTAAGGATGAAAACAATGGTTATGTTTTTCCATTTCTTAGATCTGTAGAGATATCTAATATTGAGGATATATTTAAGAAAACAAGAAATGCTACTAAACTCTTTAATAAGTATTTGAAGTGCATCGCTACAGAATGCAACATTGACAAAAATTTATCTAATCACATCGCGCGACACAGTTTCGGAAATATTGCTGGTGACCGAATCCATCCATTGATGCTTCAGAAACTATATAGACATAGTGATTTAAAAACTACCTTGAATTATCAGGCAAATTTTGTCCATAGAGATGCAGATGATGCTTTGGATAGTGTTGTGAATTTTTAGTTTTATTTGTACTTGAAATTATTACTAAAAAAGGCTTGGAGAAATTTGGAATTTGTATTATATATTACAAATAAAGAGAACTTACATTTGAGGTCTTCTCGCTACTGCCTTACGGATCATTCAATCCTAATCCTGAATTTTTTAAAAGTCGGTGCACCTTCACGAAAAGAAAAATTCTTTATATGGCAAACGTATACGGAGCAAACTAGGTGGAGGCCATTATTATTTAGGCAACTCTTGCAACCGTCATACCACAGATGGTATTGAGGCGGTTATACAGTACGCCTATATGGATACAATGCCTTGACAAATAGAATTTGAACAAGTTTTCTAAAGGCCTACCTTTAAATATCAGGATATTTATGTATCATACGATTTCTAAAAAAGTCCGAAAATTAAAGGGTAAGATAAATTCTGGTAACACAACTTATAATTTGGGAGAAATAATCTATCATACACCATTCGGATTTATATACGCTTTGGATTCAGAACCAATCCGGGATGACTTTTGTGAAATTACCGATGTTAAAAAGTTTGAATTAAATCAAACTTTGCATGTAAGATTAATGATACTTTACCTCGCACCTAAAATCTATATCTCAGGCTTGTATAGTTGAAGTCAGAAAAGTCGTTACTAAAGTAACATTTATCCAAGAAACCATTTCCAGCGCAACCACCTTTGATAAAGAATATTTATTTATAGGATGAAATGACCTTTTAAATTTAGGGGTTATGTGCAAATCGCATTTTTATTTGCCAAATACGCAATACCCTGTACTTTCTAAATTTTTTAATTAGAATGGGAATATTAGATGCGGAAGATTACAAAAATTAGCAAACTACGTTTTTAGTTTTATTATCAATCCACCAAAAAAAAATTTCCGAAGAATCGTAAAAGAACTTGGTTATTCAAGTAGTGTCGGATTCCCTTTAATCCAATAAGTTTTCAATTAACACTCAAGAAACCTAATTTACACTTTCATCGCTTTCAGATTACGTGGTCAATAGTATGAGCTTCACTATACTTTAAACACTCTCAACATTCTATAAATGAAAGAGCTTTAAAATATTTAATGGGACTGTTAAAATTCTTGATCTTAAGATCAAAATTTCACTAAAAGACACTCTTATAAGTTTATATTACCTAATTTTACATTTATGAAGAACAACTTTCATAGAGTATTGTCTGTTTGTATGGCGCTTGGAGTTCTATTTACTACCACGTCATTCACAGTTGATATGCACTTCTGTGGAAAGGCACTGGTTGATTTTTCTTTAGTGCAAAATGTCCAGACCTGCGGAATGGAAAAACAACAATCCAAAAAAAGTTGCGAAAAGGGTTTTTCTAAAAAGTCCTGTTGTTCGGATAAGCAAATAGCGGTTGATGGTCATGATGATTTGAAGTCATCATTCAATAAATTTACTTTTGAGCAACAAACATTTGTTGCTACTTTCTTCTATACATATATCAATTTATTTGAGGGACTTGATGAAAATGTCATCCCTTTCAAAAATTACTCGCCGCCCTTTCTCATACGGGATGTGCAAAAACTACACGAGACATATTTAATTTGATCTAACACAGCAGTACCCCCTTTCAAAGGTTGGAATATGGGAAATTCTGCCCTATGAAATCTTCGATTTTGGATTCACTTTATAAAATAAAGAGATTATCCATATCAAATTATATAAATATGATCCATAATTATTAAAAGATTTCTTTAGCATTCTCCCTAAATTTCGATTAAAGTTCTTAACTATCCTATTTCGTTAAAATATTTTTTTCAAGAACATAGACCCACATGTTGGGTTTTCGAAAGGTTTTAAAAATTAAATAGTATAATAAACGAAAGGGATTGGTTGATTTTAATTCGGAGTTATAGTACTGGGTGTTTTTTACACCGGGATAGAAAAACCAAAAAAAAGCGCAAGGCTGTCTTGAAAATTCTGTATGAAAGATTTTTCAAAGAAGAAATCAGAATAAAAGAATATTTGGAACAAAGTCCTATAAAATCTCTAATAAGAAACAAATTTTCAATCGAAAGAAAATTTTTAAAATAAACAATAATCAATTTAAAATAGATCAAAAATGAAAAAGACAAGTATAAAAATGGGAATCTTAACAATGAGTTTGTTAGCGCTCACCACAATATCCTGTAAAGATGGGAATAAGGAGGAAGCTCCCATACCAATGTCAAGCGAAATGCAGCTGGAAGATGGAACTAATAATGGTGATTCAGAAAGGTTAATGGCAAACAATTCAGGCAACAGTGCTTCCGAAGCTATTATTGATAATTACCTCAAAATTAAAAATGCCCTGGTTGCAGATAATCAAGAGGAAGCTGCCAAAGCTGGGGGTCTGTTGATATCGGATTTTGAAAAATTTGATAAAACTTCGTATTCTTCTGAGGAGCAAAAAGAATTGACCGATATTATTGAAGATGCAAAGGAACAAGCCGAACATATTTCAGAAAGTCCTATGGATCATCAACGAGAGCATTTTGATATTCTCAGCAAGGATGTTATCGATATGATTGCTATTACTGGAACCGATAAGAAGTTGTACCAGGATTTTTGCCCAATGTATAATAACAAGAAAGGGGCTCAATGGCTTAGCAGTACAGAAGAAATCAAAAACCCGTTCTTTGGAAGCAAAATGATGAATTGTGGAGAAGTTCAAAAAGAGATTAATTAATCATAACCTATAAGGTATTCCTCGCCCTTCAGGGGAGTACTTGTAGGTTTAATTGAATATTTCGATGAAGATTCCAAAAATCATAGCATTTATTCTATTGGTAGCTTTTATAGCCATCCAATTTTTCCCTACCAGTCGCAACCAAAGCAACGTTGTCCCTCACACCGATTTTATGGTTGTTAACAATGTGCCAGCCAACATAGAGAACAAAATTCAGGTCTCCTGTTATGACTGTCATAGCAACAATACCGCTTACCCTTGGTACAATAAAGTACAACCGGTTGCCTGGTTTCTGGAAGATCATATAAAAGAAGGAAAGGCTGAGTTAAATTTTAATGAATGGGATGAATATTCAGACCGAAGAAAAAACAGCAAGCTAAGGTCAATTATCAGTCAAATTGAAGATGATGAAATGCCACTGGACTCTTATACAATTATTCATGCGGATGCAAAATTTTCCGAAGATGAAAAATCTGAAATTATAGCGTATATGGCCCAGTTGAAAAATAGTTTATAACATTAAAAACAAGAAAATGAAAAATCTAAAAATGAGTATAGCAGCAATGTTATTGATGGCAGTTTCTTTTGCAAATGCACAGGAAAAGATGAACCACGAACACGGAGATATGAAAGGAGACATGAAAATGGATCATAGTAAAATGGCGAATATGAAAAGTGATGCAAAGGCAGAGGCGATTTTAAGTGACTATTTCAACTTAAAGAATACTTTGGTGGCAGATGACACCAAAAAAGCAGCCCAAGAAGGATCCAAATTGGTAGCTTCCCTAAAGGCTTTTAATGCCAGCAGCTATTCAAAAGAAAACCAAAAAGAGCTGGCCGATATCATTGAAGATGCTACCGAGCATGCCGAGCATATCATTAAAAGTGCGATAGACCACCAACGTGAGCATTTTAAGATCTTAAGTATGGACATAACAGATATGGTTGCCATTACAGGAACAAAAAACACGCTTTACGAACAGTTTTGCCCAATGTATGATAAAGGAAGTGCTTGGTTGAGCACAAGCAATGAAGTGAAAAATCCATATTACGGAAGCAAAATGCCTACATGTGGGAAAGTTCAAAAGACTATTAATTAGATAAACCCTTCCTTAAAAATCTTTTAACTATCCTGGTTTATTAGTTTATAGAAGGAGGTAATATGATAAGAATATATGAATAGTTCTAAAGCCCTATCATGGGAAGGAAAACAATATTAAAGGTTAGTGTTAATTCCTTCCCGTGCCAGGCACAAATTAAAGTCCTAATAGAGAGAAAGGGAAACTTTTTTCATTGTTTGGTTAGTAAAGACTTTTCTCTTGCTTAGGCACTAAAAAAAAGAAAAAAAAGAATCCGATGAAAGATTGTTGCAAAACAGGTATCGAAAAGGATCAGAAGCAAGGAGGCTTCAAAAAATGGTTTAATTACATTATGTATGCAATTTTAGCCGCCGTAATTATTGGGACTTTAGTGTTTCAAATATTTAGTTAAAAGAATAAGATAAAATGGTTATTGAAAACAATGACGATACCTCTAGAAAAACAGGTTTTTATAAACAACTGTTTAAAAAGGTATTACTTACTGTAAGCACAGTTATTGTGCTATCCTTAAGTTATACACTATGGGTTGATGCGAATTCTGATAACCTTGTTCTATCTCTTTTAATTGTTTGTTTGGCTTTGATTAAAACGTTTTATATCGTTAGACTCACTTTAATACAGTTAAGTAAAATAATCGGGGAAAGTCACCAGCTTACACACGTGCTCACTTTATTCAGTGTATTAATTTTTTTAATTATCCTTTCGTTTTCGGAAGATTATCAAGCTTTATATGTTTTGAATTCTGAAAATTTTAAAACCGCTACATTAATTAGTAGTTCCGTTTTACTGCAATTCTTTGATTTTTCGTATTTCAGCTTGATCACTTTTTCGTCCGTTGGTTATGGCGATATGGTTCCAGTATCCATTGCGGGCAAGCTATTGGTAATGATGGAGATTTTCTTGAGCTTTTTGGTGCTGGTCTTTGGCATTGCCAACATTAATAGAATACACGTTGATAATAAATAACCATTTAAAACTAAAATTATGAAAACAATTAAAACAATTACACTCGTAATAATTCTCATTGCAACTTTCAGCTTATCCAA is from Gillisia sp. Hel1_33_143 and encodes:
- a CDS encoding HYC_CC_PP family protein — translated: MKNNFHRVLSVCMALGVLFTTTSFTVDMHFCGKALVDFSLVQNVQTCGMEKQQSKKSCEKGFSKKSCCSDKQIAVDGHDDLKSSFNKFTFEQQTFVATFFYTYINLFEGLDENVIPFKNYSPPFLIRDVQKLHETYLI
- a CDS encoding DUF3347 domain-containing protein, with amino-acid sequence MKKTSIKMGILTMSLLALTTISCKDGNKEEAPIPMSSEMQLEDGTNNGDSERLMANNSGNSASEAIIDNYLKIKNALVADNQEEAAKAGGLLISDFEKFDKTSYSSEEQKELTDIIEDAKEQAEHISESPMDHQREHFDILSKDVIDMIAITGTDKKLYQDFCPMYNNKKGAQWLSSTEEIKNPFFGSKMMNCGEVQKEIN
- a CDS encoding heme-binding domain-containing protein, whose translation is MKIPKIIAFILLVAFIAIQFFPTSRNQSNVVPHTDFMVVNNVPANIENKIQVSCYDCHSNNTAYPWYNKVQPVAWFLEDHIKEGKAELNFNEWDEYSDRRKNSKLRSIISQIEDDEMPLDSYTIIHADAKFSEDEKSEIIAYMAQLKNSL
- a CDS encoding DUF3347 domain-containing protein; this encodes MKNLKMSIAAMLLMAVSFANAQEKMNHEHGDMKGDMKMDHSKMANMKSDAKAEAILSDYFNLKNTLVADDTKKAAQEGSKLVASLKAFNASSYSKENQKELADIIEDATEHAEHIIKSAIDHQREHFKILSMDITDMVAITGTKNTLYEQFCPMYDKGSAWLSTSNEVKNPYYGSKMPTCGKVQKTIN
- a CDS encoding potassium channel family protein; its protein translation is MVIENNDDTSRKTGFYKQLFKKVLLTVSTVIVLSLSYTLWVDANSDNLVLSLLIVCLALIKTFYIVRLTLIQLSKIIGESHQLTHVLTLFSVLIFLIILSFSEDYQALYVLNSENFKTATLISSSVLLQFFDFSYFSLITFSSVGYGDMVPVSIAGKLLVMMEIFLSFLVLVFGIANINRIHVDNK